One segment of Allorhodopirellula heiligendammensis DNA contains the following:
- a CDS encoding tetratricopeptide repeat protein, whose protein sequence is MSSVSTTGTAAPVPRKKYVRAVGPRLRKLLYFIFVLVALLFANSGYLSIFTFLEWFSGKTYQDFFYQYMFLAHLVLGLLLILPLVIFGLVHTWNTKDRRNRRAVRIGYVLLGVSMAILVTGILLVRIGGFDLKQPLARNTVYWLHVACPLAAVWLYWLHRLAGPRIKWRIGMSFAAVAVAAIAVMVVLQMQDPRQWNAIGPDSGVQYFEPSLARTASGNFIPAEAMMNDDYCLKCHADIHRDWQESVHHFSSFNNEPYLASVSATRAMSLERDGSVQASRWCAGCHDPVPFFSGAFDDPEFDMLKHPTARAGITCTVCHTITNVNSVRGNADYTIEEPLHYPFANSENAALQWINNQLVKAKPSFHKKTFLKPFHKTAEFCSTCHKVHLPMALNGYKEFLRGQNHYDPYLFSGVSGHGARSFYYPPKAVDNCNECHMPLVASDDFGAKHFDGAAELSVHDHMFPSANTGIAWLRDRDDIIAIHQEYLQDIVRVDIFGIREGGEIDGELIAPLRPQVPTMKPGGRYLIESVVRTLKLGHLFTQGTVDSNEVWLQVNVTSGDRVIGRSGMIDPENGNEVDPWSHFINVFMLDKDGNRISRRNPENIFTPLYNHQIPPGAGQTVHFELEVPDDVTEPIQVELKLLYRKFDTEYMDFVAKTNADLGQPIRGYEAGKRYVNNLPITTMAVDTVEFPVESADADANRTVQNPDRDIPQWQRWNDYGIGLLLKGKAELRQAEEAFTQVEKLGRYDGPLNLARVLNSEGRLDEAVDALQRAAEYQDTAGFPRWTWAWLSGDVNAQQGRLEEAEQNLRSVLDDNTAEMQKRGFDFSIDIVVINLLGRTLFDLGNVRERQQRPEESILYFREAVAQFEKTLTIDPEDVSAHHNLQLLFEKLGDHEQAEVQRKLHQLYKPDDNAAGRAIRLAREKYPAANHAAEAVVKYSLNRDLPAARQDDPQDGSKEKINETQATATDTPKEVNDVQ, encoded by the coding sequence ATGTCATCCGTTTCCACTACGGGTACCGCTGCGCCGGTGCCGCGTAAGAAATACGTGCGCGCCGTCGGGCCACGACTGCGCAAACTGCTCTATTTTATTTTCGTTCTCGTTGCCCTCTTGTTCGCCAACTCTGGGTATCTCTCGATTTTCACATTCCTCGAATGGTTTAGTGGAAAGACGTACCAAGACTTCTTTTACCAATACATGTTCCTAGCACACTTAGTGCTTGGCCTGCTCCTGATTTTGCCGCTTGTCATTTTTGGCTTGGTGCACACGTGGAATACCAAGGACCGCCGCAACCGCCGCGCCGTCAGGATTGGTTATGTTTTGCTGGGCGTCAGTATGGCAATTCTTGTCACGGGCATTTTACTGGTCCGCATCGGTGGGTTCGATCTTAAACAGCCCTTGGCCCGTAATACCGTGTATTGGTTGCATGTGGCCTGCCCGCTGGCCGCCGTCTGGCTGTACTGGTTACACCGTTTGGCAGGCCCCAGGATCAAGTGGCGGATTGGAATGAGTTTCGCCGCTGTGGCGGTCGCAGCTATCGCGGTGATGGTGGTATTGCAGATGCAGGACCCCCGGCAATGGAACGCGATCGGACCTGACTCTGGCGTGCAGTACTTTGAGCCATCACTAGCTCGTACTGCCAGCGGCAACTTCATTCCCGCTGAAGCGATGATGAACGACGACTATTGCTTGAAATGCCACGCTGATATCCACCGGGATTGGCAGGAGAGCGTCCACCACTTCAGCTCCTTTAACAACGAACCCTATCTAGCGAGCGTGAGTGCCACTCGAGCGATGTCGCTTGAGCGAGATGGGTCCGTGCAAGCATCCCGGTGGTGCGCGGGCTGCCACGATCCGGTCCCGTTTTTCTCGGGTGCATTCGATGACCCCGAATTTGACATGCTCAAACACCCCACCGCGCGAGCCGGCATCACGTGCACAGTCTGCCACACGATTACGAACGTTAACAGCGTGCGAGGCAACGCGGACTACACCATCGAGGAGCCGCTGCACTATCCATTTGCAAACAGCGAAAATGCTGCGCTGCAGTGGATCAACAACCAGCTCGTCAAAGCCAAGCCGTCATTTCACAAGAAGACCTTCCTGAAGCCCTTTCACAAAACTGCTGAATTTTGCTCGACTTGTCATAAAGTGCATCTGCCGATGGCCCTCAACGGATACAAAGAGTTTTTAAGAGGGCAAAACCATTACGATCCGTACCTGTTCAGTGGTGTCTCTGGCCACGGCGCGAGAAGCTTTTATTATCCACCCAAGGCAGTTGATAATTGCAACGAGTGCCACATGCCACTAGTCGCCTCGGACGACTTTGGCGCAAAACATTTTGATGGTGCCGCCGAGTTGAGCGTTCACGATCACATGTTTCCTTCTGCCAATACGGGCATCGCTTGGCTGCGAGATCGCGATGACATCATCGCCATCCATCAGGAGTACCTGCAAGACATCGTACGCGTTGACATCTTTGGTATCCGCGAAGGTGGGGAAATTGATGGTGAGTTGATTGCGCCGCTGCGTCCGCAGGTCCCTACTATGAAACCGGGTGGAAGGTACCTGATTGAATCTGTGGTCCGCACACTCAAACTGGGACACCTCTTTACCCAGGGAACGGTCGATAGCAACGAGGTCTGGCTGCAGGTGAATGTTACCAGTGGAGATCGCGTGATCGGACGCAGCGGAATGATCGATCCCGAGAATGGCAATGAAGTCGACCCCTGGTCGCACTTCATTAACGTATTCATGCTCGACAAAGATGGGAATCGGATCAGCCGACGCAATCCCGAGAACATTTTCACGCCTCTGTACAACCATCAAATCCCCCCCGGCGCAGGCCAGACGGTTCACTTTGAATTGGAAGTGCCCGACGATGTGACCGAGCCGATCCAGGTCGAGTTAAAACTTCTTTACCGCAAATTTGACACGGAGTACATGGACTTTGTCGCGAAAACGAATGCGGATTTGGGCCAGCCGATCCGCGGGTATGAAGCCGGCAAGAGATATGTCAATAATCTGCCTATCACGACGATGGCCGTCGACACGGTTGAGTTTCCGGTTGAGTCTGCAGACGCTGACGCTAACCGGACTGTTCAGAATCCGGATCGCGACATCCCCCAGTGGCAGCGTTGGAACGATTATGGGATCGGGTTGTTGCTCAAGGGGAAGGCTGAACTGCGGCAGGCCGAAGAGGCGTTCACGCAGGTCGAGAAACTCGGTCGCTACGACGGGCCATTGAACTTGGCACGCGTATTGAATTCGGAAGGACGGCTGGACGAAGCGGTCGATGCGCTGCAGCGGGCTGCCGAGTACCAAGACACCGCAGGCTTCCCTCGTTGGACCTGGGCGTGGCTCTCCGGCGACGTCAACGCCCAACAGGGCCGGCTCGAGGAAGCTGAGCAGAATCTGCGCAGTGTGCTGGACGATAACACTGCCGAGATGCAGAAACGCGGTTTCGACTTCAGTATCGATATCGTGGTCATCAATCTCCTCGGTCGGACGCTGTTTGACCTCGGCAACGTCCGCGAGCGTCAACAACGTCCTGAGGAAAGTATCCTGTACTTCCGCGAAGCCGTCGCTCAGTTCGAGAAGACGCTGACGATCGATCCTGAAGACGTGTCCGCGCATCATAATTTACAACTGCTCTTCGAAAAACTCGGTGACCATGAACAGGCCGAAGTGCAACGCAAGTTGCACCAGCTGTACAAGCCTGACGACAACGCCGCCGGCCGAGCGATTCGTTTAGCCCGAGAAAAGTATCCGGCCGCCAACCACGCAGCCGAAGCCGTGGTGAAGTATTCCCTGAACCGAGACCTGCCAGCCGCCCGCCAGGACGATCCGCAGGATGGGTCGAAAGAGAAAATAAATGAAACGCAAGCAACCGCGACGGATACCCCAAAGGAGGTCAACGATGTCCAGTAA